A region of Argentina anserina chromosome 5, drPotAnse1.1, whole genome shotgun sequence DNA encodes the following proteins:
- the LOC126795968 gene encoding thaumatin-like protein yields MAPMLRPGLTLLLSTLLFSHILVEVSATTMTFINKCSHPVWPGIQPSAGQPILAKGGFALGPNKAHTLQLPPLWSGRFWGRHGCAFDASGRGRCATGDCGGNLFCSGLGGTPPATLAEITLGNEQDFYDVSLVDGYNLAISITPYKGSGKCSYAGCVSDLNMMCPVGLQVRSHDNRRVVACKSACSAFNSPRYCCTGSYGTPQSCKPTAYSRIFKTACPRAYSYAYDDPTSIATCTRGNYFVTFCPHHR; encoded by the exons ATGGCTCCAATGCTGAGGCCTGGCCTCACTCTCCTCCTCTCCACTCTCCTATTTTCCCACATTCTTG TTGAGGTCTCAGCTACAACAATGACGTTCATCAACAAATGCTCCCACCCGGTCTGGCCCGGAATCCAGCCCAGCGCCGGCCAGCCCATCCTCGCCAAAGGCGGCTTCGCTCTCGGACCCAACAAGGCTCACACCCTCCAGCTCCCACCTCTCTGGTCCGGTCGCTTCTGGGGACGACACGGCTGCGCCTTCGACGCCTCCGGCCGCGGCCGCTGCGCCACTGGCGACTGCGGTGGCAACCTCTTCTGTTCCGGCCTCGGCGGCACCCCTCCGGCCACTCTCGCCGAGATCACCCTTGGCAACGAGCAGGACTTCTACGACGTCAGCCTCGTCGACGGGTACAACCTCGCCATCTCCATCACACCCTACAAGGGCTCCGGCAAGTGCAGCTACGCCGGCTGCGTCAGTGACCTGAATATGATGTGTCCGGTGGGACTGCAAGTCCGGTCACACGACAACCGGCGAGTGGTGGCGTGTAAAAGCGCTTGTTCGGCGTTCAACTCGCCTCGGTATTGCTGCACCGGAAGCTACGGGACCCCTCAGTCGTGTAAACCGACGGCGTATTCCCGGATCTTCAAGACGGCGTGCCCGAGAGCTTATTCTTATGCTTATGATGATCCCACCAGCATTGCTACTTGCACCCGTGGAAATTATTTTGTCACCTTCTGCCCTCACCACCGTTGA
- the LOC126793838 gene encoding LOW QUALITY PROTEIN: pentatricopeptide repeat-containing protein At3g18020 (The sequence of the model RefSeq protein was modified relative to this genomic sequence to represent the inferred CDS: inserted 9 bases in 5 codons; deleted 7 bases in 4 codons; substituted 2 bases at 2 genomic stop codons) yields MLTFLPSPKTLTIPLTFFFTHSTDSTSPSPHHLDXIDNTQHWTKTIHDLCTRHLLLLDHLXLNFSSILHALCDSNRFEETHRXDSDCIPDQRTCNVIIPRLLDSQTPHSTARVIRELSQLNPDFVASLVNYNRLIDQLCSLRRLGVAHRVLFDMLSRGHCPNAVSYTTLIRGYCGAGELGDAQKMFDEMRERGVAQNSMTYSVLIRGVLRMRNVGGAMELMAKMWETMKGEDDTLVKNAAFSNLIDSLCREECFREAFGIAEGRPMGGSVGEEFAYGQMIDSLCKAGRHHAASRIVXIMRHRGFVPRITSYNTIVHGLSNGGEGGCFRAYQLLEEGIEFGYLPSKYTYKAVVEGLCRXSDVDKARQLLQYMLRKERVDKIRMYNIYLRALCLVDNPTELLNVLVSMLQTECQPDVITMNIVVNGFCKMGRVEEALKVLDDLTTGKFCSPDAVTFTTTFNGLLNVGRTQEALSMLCDVMPQKGFRPNVVTYNAFLRGLFKLNQGKQAMEIFNGMVFEGVAADSTTYTIIIDGLCESDQLXKRFWDDVIWPSQXHDNFVYAAIIKGICRSGNVDEACHFLYKLVDSGVYPNIFSYNIVIDTAYKLGMKKETYEVVKEMKRNGLSPDSVTWRILDKFHGNARKQFGDGNGGFVS; encoded by the exons ATGCTCACATTTCTACCCTCACCCAAAACTCTAACCATCCCCCTCACCTTCTTCTTCACACACTCCACTGACTCTACCTCACCTTCTCCCCACCACCTCGA CATAGACAACACCCAACACTGGACCAAAACCATCCACGACCTCTGCACccgccacctcctcctcctcgacCACCT CCTCAACTTCAGCTCCATCCTCCACGCTCTCTGCGACTCCAACCGCTTCGAAGAAACCCACCG CGACTCCGATTGTATCCCCGACCAGCGCACTTGCAACGTCATCATCCCACGGCTACTCGATTCCCAAACCCCGCACAGCACG GCGCGCGTTATTCGCGAATTGAGTCAGCTGAACCCTGACTTTGTTGCCTCTTTGGTTAATTACAACCGTCTGATTGATCAGCTCTGCTCGCTCCGGCGGCTCGGTGTGGCTCACCGAGTTTTGTTTGATATGTTGAGCCGAGGGCATTGCCCCAACGCGGTTTCCTACACGACGTTGATCAGAGGGTACTGCGGTGCTGGGGAGCTGGGTGATGCACAGAAGATGTTTGATGAAATGCGTGAGAGGGGAGTGGCGCAGAATTCGATGACTTACAGCGTGCTGATTCGTGGTGTTCTTCGGATGCGTAATGTTGGGGGTGCTATGGAATTGATGGCGAAAATGTGGGAGACGATGAAGGGTGAAGATGATACGCTTGTGAAAAATGCGgct ttttcaaatttgatcGATTCCTTGTGTAGAGAAGAGTGTTTTCGAGAAGCTTTCGGCATTGCGGAAGGTAGGCCG ATGGGGGGGAGTGTGGGTGAGGAGTTTGCTTATGGACAGATGATTGATTCACTTTGTAAAGCCGGAAGGCATCATGCGGCGTCGCGAATTGTGTAAATCATGAGACATAGGGGGTTTGTTCCTCGCATTACGTCGTATAATACTATTGTGCATGGACTGAGCAATGGGGGAGAGGGAGGTTGTTTTAGGGCTTATCAGTTGCTTGAGGAGGGAATTGAGTTTGGTTACTTGCCGTCAAAGTACACTTACAAGGCTGTAGTAGAAGGTCTTTGCCGATAATCGGACGTTGACAAGGCGCGGCAGCTCCTTCAGTATATGTTGAGGAAGGAAAGGGTGGACAAGATCAGGATGTATAATATCTATTTGAGAGCTCTTTGTCTTGTTGATAACCCGACTGAGCTTCTGAATGTACTAGTTTCAATGCTCCAAACAGAATGTCAACCTGATGTGATCACGATGAACATAGTCGTCAATGGGTTCTGCAAGATGGGGAGAGTGGAAGAAGCATTAAAAGTACTGGATGATTTGACGACTGGTAAA TTTTGCTCCCCGGATGCAGTGACCTTCACAACTACTTTTAATGGTTTGTTAAATGTTGGAAGAACACAAGAAGCTCTCAGTATGCTGTGTGATGTAATGCCTCAGAAAGGTTTTCGCCCTAATGTTGTGACATATAATGCTTTTCTTCGCGGGTTGTTCAAACTTAATCAAGGAAAGCAAGCAATGGAGATTTTCAATGGCATGGTATTTGAGGGAGTGGCTGCCGACAGTACCACTTATACTATTATAATCGATGGGTTATGTGAGTCTGATCAGCT GAAGAGGTTCTGGGATGACGTTATTTGGCCCTCAC ATCATGACAATTTTGTATATGCAGCCATCATCAAAGGGATTTGTCGTTCAGGAAATGTTGATGAGGCTTGTCATTTCCTTTATAAACTAGTAGATTCTGGTGTCTATCCGAATATCTTCAGTTATAACATTGTGATCGACACTGCTTATAAATTAGGCATGAAGAAAGAGACCTATGAAGTCGTAAAAGAGATGAAAAGAAATGGCCTGTCTCCAGATTCTGTAACCTGGAGGATTCTTGACAAGTTTCATGGGAATGCAAGAAAACAGTTTGGGGATGGAAATGGAGGGTTCGTTTCCTAG
- the LOC126795972 gene encoding probable calcium-binding protein CML27 gives MASNGTPTPAAAADHSKPVVTDEVRRVFQSFDANGDGKISVSELGNVLKALGSNVPEDELERVMVDLDTDHDGFICLDEFNAFWVAGSPDGSSAGLKDAFDLYDQDRNGLISAEELHLVLNRLQMKCSVEDCSRMIKSVDGDGDGNVNFEEFKVMMSNNAAGTVTSNGA, from the coding sequence ATGGCTTCCAACGGAACCCCAAcccccgccgccgccgccgaccACTCCAAACCCGTCGTCACCGACGAGGTCCGCCGCGTCTTCCAGAGCTTCGACGCCAACGGCGACGGCAAGATCTCCGTCTCCGAGCTCGGCAACGTCCTCAAGGCCCTGGGCTCCAACGTCCCCGAGGACGAGCTCGAGCGCGTGATGGTCGACCTCGACACCGACCACGACGGCTTCATCTGCCTCGACGAGTTCAACGCCTTCTGGGTGGCCGGCTCCCCCGACGGCAGCTCCGCCGGGCTCAAGGACGCCTTCGATCTCTACGACCAGGACCGCAACGGCCTCATCTCCGCCGAGGAGCTCCACCTCGTCCTCAACCGCCTCCAGATGAAGTGCTCCGTCGAGGACTGCAGCCGCATGATCAAGTCCGTCGACGGCGACGGCGACGGCAATGTGAATTTCGAGGAGTTCAAGGTGATGATGAGCAACAACGCCGCCGGCACCGTTACTTCTAACGGCGCATGA
- the LOC126795969 gene encoding ras-related protein RABA6b isoform X2 produces MSLFSIPQVMKNSSVFMADSADEDCDYLFKAVLIGDSGVGKSNLLSRFSKDEFRLDSKPTIGVEFAYRNVKVGDKLVKAQIWDTAGQERFRAITSSYYRGALGSILVYDVTRRRSFENVEKWLRELREYGSSDMVIVLVGNKSDLSHSREVTEEEGKNFAEAEGICFMETSALENVNVERLFLDMISKIHEITSQKSMDTKMDDQTSASLHSAKVIIRIDDDNEVTSTKQSSYCCS; encoded by the exons ATGAGCTTATTCTCCATACCACAAG TTATGAAGAACTCATCTGTGTTCATGGCGGATTCCGCTGACGAAGACTGTGATTATCTGTTCAAGGCGGTTTTGATCGGGGACTCTGGAGTTGGGAAATCAAACTTGCTGTCCAGGTTTTCCAAAGATGAATTCCGGCTGGATTCCAAGCCAACCATCGGTGTCGAATTCGCTTACCGGAATGTCAAGGTTGGTGATAAACTCGTCAAAGCTCAGATATGGGACACTGCCGGCCAAGAAAG ATTCAGAGCAATCACCAGTTCATACTACCGCGGAGCACTAGGCTCGATACTTGTGTATGACGTAACACGGCGTAGATCCTTTGAGAATGTGGAGAAATGGTTGCGTGAGCTCCGGGAGTATGGTAGTTCCGATATGGTTATTGTTCTTGTGGGAAACAAATCAGATTTGAGCCACTCGAGAGAGGTCACGGAGGAAGAAGGTAAAAATTTTGCAGAGGCAGAAGGGATATGTTTCATGGAAACTTCAGCTCTAGAGAATGTGAATGTTGAGAGACTGTTTTTAGATATGATCTCTAAGATTCACGAAATAACGAGCCAAAAGAGTATGGACACCAAAATGGACGATCAAACTAGTGCAAGTCTTCACTCTGCAAAAGTAATCATACGTattgatgatgataatgaagTCACATCTACTAAACAATCTAGTTATTGTTGCTCATGA
- the LOC126795969 gene encoding ras-related protein RABA6b isoform X1: MSFSMVSHELVMKNSSVFMADSADEDCDYLFKAVLIGDSGVGKSNLLSRFSKDEFRLDSKPTIGVEFAYRNVKVGDKLVKAQIWDTAGQERFRAITSSYYRGALGSILVYDVTRRRSFENVEKWLRELREYGSSDMVIVLVGNKSDLSHSREVTEEEGKNFAEAEGICFMETSALENVNVERLFLDMISKIHEITSQKSMDTKMDDQTSASLHSAKVIIRIDDDNEVTSTKQSSYCCS, from the exons ATGTCGTTTTCGATGGTTTCACAT GAATTAGTTATGAAGAACTCATCTGTGTTCATGGCGGATTCCGCTGACGAAGACTGTGATTATCTGTTCAAGGCGGTTTTGATCGGGGACTCTGGAGTTGGGAAATCAAACTTGCTGTCCAGGTTTTCCAAAGATGAATTCCGGCTGGATTCCAAGCCAACCATCGGTGTCGAATTCGCTTACCGGAATGTCAAGGTTGGTGATAAACTCGTCAAAGCTCAGATATGGGACACTGCCGGCCAAGAAAG ATTCAGAGCAATCACCAGTTCATACTACCGCGGAGCACTAGGCTCGATACTTGTGTATGACGTAACACGGCGTAGATCCTTTGAGAATGTGGAGAAATGGTTGCGTGAGCTCCGGGAGTATGGTAGTTCCGATATGGTTATTGTTCTTGTGGGAAACAAATCAGATTTGAGCCACTCGAGAGAGGTCACGGAGGAAGAAGGTAAAAATTTTGCAGAGGCAGAAGGGATATGTTTCATGGAAACTTCAGCTCTAGAGAATGTGAATGTTGAGAGACTGTTTTTAGATATGATCTCTAAGATTCACGAAATAACGAGCCAAAAGAGTATGGACACCAAAATGGACGATCAAACTAGTGCAAGTCTTCACTCTGCAAAAGTAATCATACGTattgatgatgataatgaagTCACATCTACTAAACAATCTAGTTATTGTTGCTCATGA
- the LOC126795945 gene encoding golgin candidate 2, giving the protein MANWISSKLKAAESILQQIDQQAAESLKKNDKPFADGDLKLGAPAKTGGSVPLKDQLKKKTLEMSDYTGKLRSDPSFSYVNSSNYSSIVNGSTSSSSSSSKDKEIVGKANSKPLSDSDWTQLLSAPSPAATSTSSRGNGLPGVRGLRTDNRRQGSAGSGANLSVKNQKIGGTSNVVKSVQRAGFGEGRKLNGRVSDREESGFSDSARRSSAGGLKSDGKVVKGGELDYRDVGVDTSVEINGKGSEDNVGAFDTNERSLEGPLELVKKNEELSDKKIVADNMSNQLRSSAVRGKHESSEASRSSTSEDLKRGFTSVTDGSSESDLDSGSSSDSESEHEKEERRKQRQKILAEKAAAKAVEAIKERENTVARLEGEKQSLEKTLEAQVKEQAQEASKLQMTMMETMEAADIEKQKHNSTRMEAFVRLAKLETANADLAKSLATVQWNLEQEVNHVAELRRQVELKEVSHEELKRKIADIHWIETPLKKVGAPKGLELEREILEAEYAIINDKVTKLQDKAKKMVANIEMARKEMEDPTELEIELKRRLTQMTDHLIQKQAQVEALSSEKATLQFRIEAISRLVDEGKSMTDVSATSSKDIESGRPLFEDRFRSGREHLGSLLQQLESIFMAGAVFLRRNTTARLWSLVYFVCLHFWVIYILMSHSQASNEIKSGAVISLENINNNTSGV; this is encoded by the exons ATGGCGAATTGGATCTCCTCCAAACTCAAAGCCGCCGAGAGCATCCTCCAACAG ATCGATCAGCAAGCGGCGGAGTCGTTGAAGAAAAACGACAAGCCTTTCGCCGACGGCGACTTGAAGTTGGGAGCTCCGGCAAAAACCGGAGGCAGCGTGCCGCTCAAGGACCAGTTGAAGAAGAAAACCCTAGAAATGAGTGATTATACTGGAAAATTAAGGAGCGATCCGAGTTTTAGTTATGTTAATAGCAGCAATTATAGTAGTATTGTTAATGGAAGCactagtagtagtagtagtagtagtaagGATAAAGAGATTGTTGGAAAGGCGAATTCGAAGCCTCTTAGTGATAGTGACTGGACTCAGCTCCTTAGTGCACCTAGTCCGGCAGCTACTTCTACGTCGAGCCGCGGCAATGGCTTGCCCGGTGTTCGGGGTTTGAGGACGGATAATCGGAGGCAGGGAAGTGCAGGTTCTGGTGCGAATTTGTCGGTGAAGAATCAGAAGATTGGTGGTACTAGTAATGTTGTGAAGTCGGTGCAGAGGGCAGGTTTTGGGGAAGGTAGGAAGCTGAATGGGAGAGTGAGTGATAGAGAGGAGTCTGGTTTTTCAGATTCAGCACGGCGGTCTTCAGCTGGTGGATTGAAGAGTGACGGTAAGGTTGTGAAAGGAGGTGAGCTGGACTATAGGGATGTGGGCGTGGACACTTCAGTTGAAATTAATGGTAAGGGAAGTGAAGACAATGTTGGAGCGTTTGATACAAATGAGCGTTCTTTGGAGGGTCCTTTAGAGTTGGTGAAGAAAAATGAGGAGTTGTCTGACAAGAAGATTGTTGCAGATAATATGAGCAATCAGTTGAGAAGTAGTGCTGTCAGGGGTAAGCATGAGTCCAGTGAAGCGTCTAGGAGTTCTACCTCTGAAGACTTAAAGAGAGGTTTTACTTCAGTAACTGATGGCAGCTCTGAGTCTGACTTGGACTCAGGTTCAAGTTCTGATTCTGAAAGTGAGCATGAGAAGGAGGAAAGGAGAAAACAGAGGCAGAAGATTCTAGCTGAGAAAGCAGCTGCTAAAGCTGTAGAGGCCATTAAAGAGCGGGAAAATACTGTTGCCAGATTGGAAGGGGAGAAGCAGAGCTTGGAGAAAACACTTGAAGCTCAAGTGAAGGAACAAGCACAAGAG GCTTCAAAGCTACAAATGACTATGATGGAAACCATGGAAGCAGCTGATATAGAGAAGCAGAAACACAATAGTACAAGAATGGAAGCCTTTGTGCGTTTGGCTAAACTTGAG ACTGCAAATGCTGACCTTGCGAAATCCCTAGCCACTGTGCAGTGGAATCTTGAACAGGAG GTCAATCATGTAGCAGAACTTCGGCGGCAAGTTGAATTAAAAGAAGTTAGCCATGAAG AACTCAAGAGGAAGATCGCTGATATTCATTGGATTGAAACACCGTTAAAGAAAGTAGGAGCCCCAAAAGGACTTGAACTTGAGCGGGAGATTTTGGAGGCAGAGTATGCTATCATAAATGATAAAGTTACAAAGTTGCAAGATAAG GCAAAGAAGATGGTAGCAAACATTGAAATGGCAAGAAAAGAGATGGAGGATCCAACCGAGTTAGAAATTGAGCTCAAGCGAAGACTTACTCAGATGACTGACCATTTGATTCAGAAACAAGCCCAG GTTGAGGCTCTCTCCTCAGAGAAGGCAACTCTTCAATTCAGAATCGAG GCAATCTCAAGGTTGGTGGATGAAGGAAAATCAATGACCGACGTTTCTGCTACGTCATCAAAGGACATAGAATCAGGAAGGCCACTATTTGAAGACAGATTCCGTTCAGGCCGGGAGCACCTAGGTTCATTGCTTCAGCAATTGGAGTCCATTTTCATGGCCGGAGCAGTGTTTTTAAGGAGGAATACGACTGCAAGATTATGGTCCTTGGTGTACTTTGTTTGCCTCCATTTCTGGGttatttatattcttatgtcCCATTCTCAAGCATCAAATGAGATCAAATCTGGGGCAGTCATATCCTTGGAAAACATTAATAACAACACTTCAGGTGTATAG